The DNA segment GAAGCTTTCGTTTTTAGAGCTATCTCTCCACTCTTCGCCGCCTTCTTAGCTTtggactctgttgttgttgttgttgttgttgttgccttcgtTTTCAGAGCCATCTCTCCACTCTTCGCCTTCTTAGCTAtgggctctgttgttgttgttgttgttgttgccttcgtTTTCAGAGCCATCTCTCCACTCTTCGCCTTCTTAGCTAtgggctctgttgttgttgttgttgttgttgccttcgtTTTCAGAGCCATCTCTCCACTCTTCGCCTTCTTAGCTAtgggctctgttgttgttgttgttgttgttgccttcgtTTTCAGAGCCATCTCTCCACTCTTCGCCTTCTTAGCTAtgggctctgttgttgttgttgttgttgttgccttcgtTTTCAGAGCCATCTCTCCACTCTTCGCCTTCTTAGCTAtgggctctgttgttgttgttgccttcgtTTTCAGAGCCATCTCTCCACTCTTCGCCTTCTTAGCTAtgggctctgttgttgttgttgttgttgttgccttcgtTTTCAGAGCCATCTCTCCACTCTTCGCCTTCTTAGCTAtgggctctgttgttgttgttgttgttgccttcgtTTTCAGAGCCATCTCTCCACTCTTCGCCTTCTTAGCTATGGgctcttttgttgttgttgttgccgttATTGGGAATGGTCCTGGCCCCGCCTGGGTCGGCACCCGTGAATCCATAGAGTCAACAACAAGGCGGGCCGCGGGGCGGGGCTCTGGCACCGGCCGCGTCTCAGGCGGGGGCATGGGCACCGTAGGCTTGGGGTGCATAGTGGCCACAACGACATCTGGCACTGGCCCTGGCATCTCCGTAGTCTCAGGCGAGGTCGTAGGCGAGGTCGTAGGCGAGGTCGTAGGCGAAGTTGATGAAGTTTTGGGGGCTTGACACATCGGCAGAACAttggcaccaccactactcttCAATATATCCGCTACATCATGGGGCGTCACCCCAGCTGGCAGGATGAGAGCAGTCCCAAAGTTGAAATTGATCCCAccagtcacctcaatttttgagcAACCGTTCAAcaattctgcaaaaaaaaaaaaaaaaaaaaaacattaataaaaTTTTATATTCACAAACAAGAaacataaaaaacacacacacacacacacacacacacacacacacacacacacacacacacacacacacacacacacacacacacgttctcacCTATATCAGagttatgttaaaaaaaaataaataaaaataaaaataataaaaaaaaaaaataaaataataataataataataataataataaaactcacCACGGGCAAATTCCATTTTCAAAAACTTCGCTTGTGGGCTTCTAATGATGACCAGAACCAAGGGCGTTCGTCGGTGGACAAGTTAAGTCAATGGGCCTCAATGGGCCTTAGGAGTGGGCTTATATATACCCCTAaaacctctaccccctccctcaccccccgccACACCCCATCCCCTCAGGCAAGCTAGGTCACCTGCTCACACAGGTTATAGCACGCATCCTGGGAATCATCTCCCAGGCAAAATGTTGTTTGACAGAGTGGCATATTCAGGTTATCATATGTAAATTTCACAACCAAAGCATCATTTTTGCTGTGTTGTTCATATTTAAAATCCTGCGCAAATTTCCGAAGCGCTTTTCCCACCCCTAGATGGGATAAATAGTAGGTGAAGTATAAGGCATAGTTCCCGCAGAAATAAGTTTCCAACTGCTGTATTCTGTCATTGAATATGTGCAAATCATATTTTTCAAAGCTATTCAATATAACCTTAAAATATTTCGAATACGTTTCAATTCTCGGGTTTCCAAAACTATCAAGAATGACAATTTCTGTCTTAGTCATTGCTTTGGCTATACAAAATGTAACCCAATGACCCATTGTATCTGCAGATTCTGCATCTAGTGTATTAATTATAAATACCACAGGATGGTTATAgatctttttcaaaatttttcttgcATCATTGGCGAGATAACATCCCAGATATTCACCTCCCGACCCAACACCCCATTCAGCGCTTCGTTAATTTCAAGACAATTCATAGCTTTTTACGCTCTCGTATCACAAACTATTCTACGTTCCGCATTAATTTTCAGGATGCCAGTGGTGCCGCCATAAAGCAAAATGACTTTATTTCCCACCACAGGCATTTTAAATTCTAGACTAATTCTCAGGTTACCAGACACTTCCAGGGGCATTGCGTCCTTTATAGTTTCGGGCTGTAAATTGAAAGCCAGTATAGTGCCACCGTTAACAAATGCGCCATAGGATAGCGTGTGGGCATTATCGAAACCTAAAGCTTGTAGCGTCGTATAATATAATTTTGCGCAGTTGTGTGGAAAAGCGCAAGCAATATTAAATAAAGTAGTGCTATTCAGAGTTATAAATACACTCGTGAGCTGACAATTCTCAAAATATAATGGGTTCTGGGTATAGCCTCCATATCTACGATAATCATGTATAAACGCTCGGGAACTACAGTTCCCCAGGGCTGATCCATTGTAATTGTCCGCTGTCCTGTGCCCAGTATATGAGTCTTTAATAGGGTTTTGTTAAACGTATATGTTATCGGGGTGTTATTTTGTATCAATGCCATATTAATGGCCGTTAAGCCGGCCGGGTATGGCATTATGCGATCTATCCACAACCTCGCCATCTTAATATGGTATTTAAAGTTTGCATTATCCCTTTCGCTATGAATAATTCATTTATCCGGGTTCAGTTCTAGGCGAATGCGCACATCCACATTATCCAGAACGTATTCGCTAATTGTAGTAACATCCGCCAATAATTTAAAGCATGTGTGCACACCCATAGTTTTCATCTCAGTCATTTGCTGCTCCCTTTCCTCAGTCATTGCAGCAAAATAGTCGTTGGAAAATCTGCTGGGGTCATTACCTTTAAAGAAATGCGCTAGTTTCCGATATCTCTCAGCTTCGCACCCCGAAATAG comes from the Procambarus clarkii isolate CNS0578487 chromosome 25, FALCON_Pclarkii_2.0, whole genome shotgun sequence genome and includes:
- the LOC138368562 gene encoding nucleolar protein dao-5-like translates to MPLEVSGNLRISLEFKMPVVGNKVILLYGGTTGILKINAEQLLNGCSKIEVTGGINFNFGTALILPAGVTPHDVADILKSSGGANVLPMCQAPKTSSTSPTTSPTTSPTTSPETTEMPGPVPDVVVATMHPKPTVPMPPPETRPVPEPRPAARLVVDSMDSRVPTQAGPGPFPITATTTTKEPIAKKAKSGEMALKTKATTTTTTEPIAKKAKSGEMALKTKATTTTTTTEPIAKKAKSGEMALKTKATTTTEPIAKKAKSGEMALKTKATTTTTTTEPIAKKAKSGEMALKTKATTTTTTTEPIAKKAKSGEMALKTKATTTTTTTEPIAKKAKSGEMALKTKATTTTTTTEPIAKKAKSGEMALKTKATTTTTTTTESKAKKAAKSGEIALKTKASTAPLMKDIAKPTSRPVQDCQITWEQPAQGPAPGPCRARLSTRGQRKRTTTTTPYDKKSSNREASPQPSTSGYVPPTRRPNPPPPATRQREAVTHISESEDEEARQTPQKLATVCRVTPMAPKTQELNTGDILSSQTLNAAVELFSENQSLAMEELGLATIDMFTSQFEPVEGFDEEVSDLFECGQRKFYEPDYVEPTPTMDLFTPTMHEAALLSSGVMRKLN